The Raphanus sativus cultivar WK10039 chromosome 2, ASM80110v3, whole genome shotgun sequence genome includes a region encoding these proteins:
- the LOC108840473 gene encoding F-box protein DOR-like isoform X2 translates to MSPCVQVLELLTPQFRFHGAFHHQVQNQDVVSANYHTRFPCEYSSKITGPLRGLVCITHPRKYKKMAQVICNPSTGQSLRLPNLKTRDLLVKTFLGFDPIGKQFKLLSMTARDRENSEEPQVLTLGLRNLAWRKIECSISHLYLQIDWICVNGVIYYVAVLNGPPRGMKIVCFDVRSEKFSFINKAKDMALCSRSAIVNYKGALGALLSKGFTEVTGETKCLELWVLVDADQHEWSKHISISLPPMWNNIVAEAMLFFVGVTGTDEIVLSPRYLSEPYRFYVYYYNIESNTIRRVEIQGMDAFRHCKVHLSLNHVEDVKLLQYI, encoded by the exons CACCAG GTCCAAAATCAAGATGTTGTATCCGCCAATTATCATACGAGGTTCCCCTGTGAATATTCCTCTAAAATTACCGGTCCACTCCGCGGTTTAGTCTGTATTACACATCCTAGGAAGTATAAGAAAATGGCGCAGGTGATTTGTAACCCTAGCACAGGTCAATCTTTACGTTTACCCAACCTGAAGACCAGGGATCTTCTCGTGAAAACTTTTCTTGGGTTTGATCCAATTGGTAAACAATTCAAGTTATTGTCCATGACCGCTAGGGATCGTGAAAATTCTGAAGAGCCTCAAGTTCTGACTTTAGGGCTTCGGAACCTTGCTTGGAGAAAAATCGAATGTTCTATATCGCATCTTTATCTCCAAATTGATTGGATATGCGTCAATGGTGTTATATATTATGTAGCTGTGCTCAATGGGCCTCCAAGGGGTATGAAAATAGTTTGCTTTGATGTTAGGTCTGAAAAGTTTAGCTTTATTAATAAAGCTAAGGATATGGCACTATGTAGTCGATCAGCTATTGTAAACTACAAGGGTGCTTTAGGCGCTCTTTTGTCTAAAGGGTTTACAGAAGTTACCGGAGAAACTAAATGTTTGGAGCTGTGGGTTTTAGTAGATGCTGATCAGCATGAATGGTCGAAGCATATATCCATTTCACTGCCCCCGATGTGGAATAATATAGTTGCAGAGGCCATGTTATTCTTTGTTGGAGTGACTGGTACAGATGAAATCGTGTTGTCGCCACGCTATTTATCTGAGCCTTATCGTTTCTATGTGTACTACTACAACATCGAGAGCAATACAATCAGAAGAGTTGAAATCCAAGGAATGGATGCGTTTAGGCATTGTAAAGTTCACCTCTCTCTAAACCATGTTGAGGACGTGAAGCTTTTGCAATATATTTAG